From Sporosarcina sp. FSL W7-1349, a single genomic window includes:
- a CDS encoding peptidase U32 family protein, with protein MMELIATAESVEQGKSLLDAGVDTVYVGEDEFGLRLPASLSLDDIRTLTDYAHDNGKQVHVAVNALMHNDRIEKILPYLEGLESIGVDAMTVGDPGVIHLLKKNNISVPYIYDAQVMVTSANQVNFWAKRGAVGAVLARELTYEELKMIQEQAIVPVEVLVYGATCIHQSKRPLVRNYFGYIQEKTPSMEERQLFLAEPKKEDTHYSIYEDINGTHIFATDDVNLMPQLGKLADAGLTRWKLDGVFARGERIIEIARLFVEAKQAFENGIWSDDLSIRLNERLHSLHPHERALSEGFFLKDPTEIQ; from the coding sequence ATGATGGAGCTGATTGCAACAGCGGAATCGGTGGAACAAGGAAAATCCTTGTTGGACGCAGGAGTCGATACCGTATATGTAGGGGAGGATGAGTTCGGACTGCGTCTGCCGGCCTCTTTGTCTTTAGATGATATTCGAACATTAACAGATTATGCGCATGATAATGGAAAGCAAGTGCATGTAGCGGTCAATGCGCTGATGCACAATGATCGTATTGAAAAGATCCTGCCTTATTTGGAAGGCCTAGAGTCGATCGGTGTCGATGCAATGACCGTTGGGGATCCGGGAGTCATTCATCTACTGAAAAAGAACAATATCTCGGTCCCTTATATTTACGACGCCCAAGTGATGGTGACAAGCGCTAACCAAGTGAACTTCTGGGCGAAGCGGGGAGCAGTCGGCGCCGTGCTGGCTCGCGAGTTGACATATGAAGAATTGAAAATGATCCAGGAGCAAGCGATCGTTCCGGTGGAGGTCCTTGTATATGGAGCCACTTGCATCCATCAATCTAAACGACCGCTCGTCCGTAATTACTTTGGATATATTCAGGAAAAGACCCCTTCCATGGAAGAGCGTCAATTGTTTTTGGCGGAACCGAAAAAAGAGGATACCCATTATTCCATTTACGAAGATATCAACGGAACTCATATATTTGCGACAGATGATGTGAACCTCATGCCGCAGCTTGGAAAATTGGCCGATGCTGGTCTGACACGGTGGAAGCTGGATGGCGTGTTTGCGAGAGGAGAACGGATTATCGAGATTGCCCGCCTTTTTGTCGAAGCGAAACAGGCGTTTGAAAATGGAATATGGTCGGATGATTTGTCAATCCGATTGAATGAGCGATTACATTCCCTTCATCCGCATGAACGGGCATTGAGTGAAGGCTTCTTTTTGAAAGACCCGACAGAGATCCAATAA
- a CDS encoding DJ-1/PfpI family protein → MSKKVLIVSGDAVEALEIYYPYYRCLEEGFDVTIASPSVKKLQTVSHDFIEGMETYVEKPAYGLDSQIAFSDVNPADYDGLIIPGGRAPEYIRLDESLPGIVRHFFEENKPVAAVCHAAQVLSVVPDLMKGREYTAYIACKPDVTACGATYIEEGLHTDGNLVSGHAWPDLPGLMREFMKLMK, encoded by the coding sequence ATGAGCAAGAAAGTTCTAATCGTTTCTGGAGATGCAGTCGAAGCACTGGAAATCTATTATCCGTATTATCGCTGTCTTGAAGAAGGATTTGACGTCACCATCGCATCGCCCTCCGTAAAAAAGTTGCAAACTGTAAGCCATGATTTCATTGAAGGCATGGAGACATATGTCGAGAAGCCGGCGTATGGCCTTGATTCGCAAATCGCATTTTCCGATGTGAATCCTGCTGATTATGATGGGCTGATCATTCCGGGAGGCCGGGCTCCGGAGTATATCCGCTTGGACGAATCGCTGCCCGGAATCGTCCGGCACTTCTTTGAAGAAAATAAACCGGTTGCGGCTGTTTGCCACGCTGCCCAAGTGCTGTCCGTCGTTCCAGATTTGATGAAAGGCCGGGAGTATACGGCCTATATCGCATGCAAGCCGGATGTGACTGCTTGCGGGGCGACTTATATTGAAGAAGGTCTGCATACAGACGGCAATCTTGTTTCCGGACACGCATGGCCTGATTTACCTGGACTCATGCGGGAATTTATGAAATTAATGAAGTGA
- a CDS encoding alpha/beta hydrolase family protein, giving the protein MSQPFTVFASADTNLSGALHLPEKKQKFTTPLIVLLHGFVGNKVGEHRLFVKAARHFTSKGYAVVRFDFSGCGESDGDYAQVTVTKQLQEVQAVLDHLSSIKEIDARNIILIGHSLGGAVAAMTAAQDRRIKKLILWSPVGTPYDDITAILGYEKVNVANEKGKVDYHGFYVSRPFLEDLKKHHPVEAVQLYKGPALVIHANEDEDIPKEHTARYLAALHSRPLHQFAETHYIEEADHTFSSYSFEEELFRTTTDWLDNIEFLGRIAL; this is encoded by the coding sequence ATGAGTCAACCGTTTACTGTTTTCGCTTCAGCCGATACGAATTTGTCAGGAGCACTTCATCTCCCGGAAAAGAAACAAAAATTCACAACACCGCTTATCGTGTTGCTGCATGGTTTTGTCGGAAATAAAGTGGGGGAGCACCGCTTGTTTGTCAAAGCGGCACGCCATTTTACAAGTAAAGGGTATGCAGTCGTCCGTTTCGATTTTAGCGGTTGCGGAGAAAGTGACGGAGACTATGCACAGGTGACCGTGACAAAACAGCTGCAAGAAGTGCAAGCTGTCTTGGATCATCTTTCTTCCATTAAAGAAATCGACGCGCGGAATATCATTTTGATTGGACATAGTTTAGGGGGAGCGGTTGCCGCTATGACGGCGGCGCAGGACCGTCGGATTAAAAAGCTTATTTTATGGTCACCAGTCGGCACGCCTTATGACGATATTACCGCCATATTGGGATATGAGAAGGTGAATGTGGCGAATGAAAAAGGGAAAGTGGATTACCACGGCTTCTATGTAAGCCGTCCATTTCTCGAAGATCTGAAAAAGCATCATCCGGTCGAGGCGGTCCAGTTGTATAAAGGCCCCGCTTTGGTGATTCATGCAAATGAAGACGAAGATATCCCGAAAGAGCATACTGCCCGCTATCTTGCGGCGTTGCACAGTAGACCACTGCATCAATTTGCAGAAACGCATTATATTGAAGAGGCGGACCATACGTTTTCCAGCTATTCATTTGAAGAGGAATTGTTCAGGACGACGACGGATTGGCTAGATAACATTGAGTTTCTAGGAAGGATTGCTTTGTAA
- a CDS encoding saccharopine dehydrogenase family protein, translating to MRFFVLGAGLMGKEAVRDLLANPEMEEVLVGDLEESRALQVCRQFNDSRLKAVQADPSDRERFIRTIANSDVLINATVYTLNETVAKLAIQAGIHAVDLGGNVNEIAHDILALDEEAKRKGVTYITELGVAPGLTNILVGYGASKFDAVETVQLRVGGLPKVPEPPLEYNQVYSIEGILYQYEGEATIIRDGVKQSVPALSEVEEIHFDGFGRLEAFHTAGGTSTLPDTFPAVRHLDYKTIRYPGHAQKIQLLSDLNLMREDLSVEINGQDVRPRDVFTKVLQPIIALGDKEDVVLVRVLLEGVKGHNRLRHEFELQTDYDRENSVTAMACSTAYSISVVAQMIATGLIDRKGVFAPEQIVPGANFIEEMKKRGVSILERQTVINTI from the coding sequence ATGCGTTTTTTTGTCTTAGGAGCTGGGTTAATGGGGAAAGAGGCTGTCCGGGATTTACTTGCCAATCCGGAAATGGAAGAAGTGCTGGTCGGTGACCTGGAAGAATCCCGTGCCTTGCAGGTTTGTCGACAGTTCAACGATTCGAGACTGAAGGCAGTACAAGCAGACCCTTCAGACAGGGAAAGGTTTATCCGTACTATCGCAAATAGTGATGTTCTGATCAATGCAACAGTCTACACGCTTAATGAAACGGTTGCCAAATTGGCGATCCAGGCGGGCATCCATGCAGTGGACTTAGGGGGAAATGTCAATGAAATCGCCCATGACATCTTGGCATTGGATGAGGAAGCGAAACGAAAAGGGGTCACATATATAACCGAACTGGGCGTCGCTCCAGGATTGACGAACATCTTAGTCGGCTATGGTGCCTCCAAATTCGATGCAGTCGAGACGGTCCAGTTGCGTGTGGGCGGCCTGCCGAAAGTGCCCGAACCCCCACTGGAATATAATCAAGTCTATTCGATAGAAGGGATCCTCTATCAATATGAAGGCGAAGCAACGATCATTCGGGACGGCGTGAAACAATCAGTCCCCGCCCTTTCAGAAGTCGAGGAAATCCATTTTGATGGCTTTGGGAGATTGGAAGCTTTCCATACCGCAGGCGGCACATCGACTTTGCCAGATACTTTTCCCGCTGTCCGTCACTTGGATTATAAAACGATCCGGTATCCGGGGCATGCCCAAAAAATACAGCTATTATCGGATTTGAACTTGATGAGAGAGGATTTGTCCGTCGAAATAAATGGACAAGACGTGCGTCCCCGTGATGTATTTACGAAAGTTCTTCAACCGATTATCGCACTTGGAGATAAAGAAGACGTAGTGCTCGTGCGCGTTCTACTGGAGGGCGTGAAAGGACATAATCGACTGCGCCATGAATTCGAATTGCAAACGGATTATGACCGGGAAAACTCCGTTACTGCCATGGCGTGTTCCACCGCTTACAGTATTTCCGTCGTCGCTCAGATGATTGCTACAGGACTAATAGATAGGAAGGGGGTATTTGCACCAGAGCAAATTGTGCCAGGGGCCAATTTCATAGAAGAAATGAAGAAACGCGGTGTATCGATTTTGGAAAGGCAGACCGTTATAAATACTATTTGA
- a CDS encoding Na+/H+ antiporter NhaC family protein, whose protein sequence is MEATWWSILPPLLAIGCAIITREVILSLLLGVISGALLLANFSITGGLSDSFQTVFNQVADPEWTTPILIFALMLGGVTALLTKSGATERFGVWAMSKVKTRVGAQLVTMFTGYAIFIDDYFNSLAVGQIARPITDSHGVSRSKLAYLIDSTGAPICVLIPLSSWGAYIFSLLADPIKTYGLGHSPVSAFFYVLPANYYAIGSLVMVFLIIWWRMDFPLMRKHDQQAYEKTSSLPRLGELRTVPQKVPFSHAFDLLLPILTMIIATVFFFLNSGGFFNGGVSLMEASGEGNITLALVYGVVLSVIVAAVLYIPRKKMKAKEFLSTFTKGMENMLGGAMILVLAWSIGDIVGRLETGQFLASLVEGNVPMWIIPAILFALGCVMSFATGTSWGTFAIMIPIGATIVGSTNPEWVLPAIGAVMAGAVFGDHCSPISDSTILSAIGADCELMDHVSTQLPYALTVALTSFAGYIVFGITSVVWLGLVVNLAALVLVLLWLKRDPKATAVS, encoded by the coding sequence ATGGAAGCGACTTGGTGGTCGATACTGCCTCCACTTCTCGCAATCGGCTGTGCCATTATTACGCGGGAAGTCATCTTATCATTGCTCCTTGGCGTTATAAGCGGTGCGTTGCTATTAGCCAATTTCTCTATCACCGGCGGATTAAGCGATTCATTCCAAACGGTTTTCAATCAAGTGGCAGATCCCGAGTGGACAACACCGATTTTAATATTTGCTCTCATGTTAGGCGGGGTGACGGCATTGCTTACCAAATCGGGGGCTACGGAACGATTCGGTGTATGGGCGATGTCTAAAGTGAAAACTCGGGTAGGAGCCCAGCTCGTCACGATGTTCACAGGCTATGCCATTTTCATCGATGATTATTTCAATAGTTTGGCAGTCGGGCAAATTGCGCGTCCAATTACTGATAGTCACGGCGTATCCCGATCGAAACTCGCATACTTGATCGATTCGACTGGAGCCCCGATTTGCGTTCTTATTCCCCTGTCTAGTTGGGGGGCTTACATCTTTTCTTTATTGGCCGATCCGATCAAGACTTACGGGCTCGGGCATAGCCCGGTGTCCGCGTTCTTCTACGTCCTGCCAGCCAATTATTACGCCATTGGCTCCTTGGTTATGGTATTTCTCATCATTTGGTGGCGAATGGATTTTCCGTTGATGCGTAAGCATGACCAACAAGCCTATGAAAAAACCTCTTCCTTGCCTAGACTTGGTGAATTACGAACCGTGCCCCAAAAAGTCCCTTTTTCACATGCTTTCGACTTGCTGCTCCCGATTCTGACGATGATTATCGCGACGGTCTTCTTTTTCCTCAACTCGGGAGGTTTTTTCAATGGCGGGGTAAGCCTTATGGAGGCTTCCGGGGAAGGGAATATTACATTGGCCCTCGTATATGGTGTTGTTCTTTCGGTCATTGTGGCGGCGGTCCTTTACATCCCCCGCAAAAAGATGAAAGCAAAAGAGTTCCTTTCGACTTTCACGAAAGGGATGGAAAATATGCTTGGCGGGGCGATGATCCTCGTTCTCGCTTGGTCGATCGGGGATATTGTCGGTCGCTTGGAAACAGGACAATTCCTCGCTTCCCTAGTCGAGGGCAATGTGCCGATGTGGATCATCCCGGCGATCCTTTTCGCCCTCGGTTGTGTCATGTCATTTGCGACGGGAACCTCTTGGGGGACCTTCGCCATCATGATCCCGATTGGCGCAACAATAGTCGGCTCTACGAATCCAGAGTGGGTGTTGCCGGCTATCGGCGCTGTCATGGCAGGGGCGGTATTCGGCGATCACTGTTCACCGATATCCGATTCGACAATCCTTTCCGCAATCGGGGCCGATTGTGAATTGATGGATCATGTTTCTACCCAACTTCCCTATGCTTTGACGGTAGCCCTCACTTCATTCGCAGGCTATATCGTGTTCGGTATCACTTCCGTTGTCTGGCTCGGACTAGTTGTGAATTTGGCAGCTTTGGTCCTCGTATTATTATGGCTGAAGCGGGATCCCAAGGCTACGGCCGTCAGCTAA
- a CDS encoding 3D domain-containing protein — MKIKVGIILALLMTCFTAPLAEASIWENFEMTFGEYTLKDYLEEWTESQNSSDENEKTDDTYTVVEGDNLYRIALNHAIPLFALKEWNELTEDLIHPGDVLIINGEELVEALTTTPKESIAASPASETEKSVPAPKAAVPPAKASGKEMMVTATAYTAYCKGCSGTTAYGIDLRANPNQKVIAVDPRVIPLGSKVWVEGYGEALAADTGGAIKGNKIDVFIPSHSNAMEWGVKTVKLRVLN, encoded by the coding sequence TTGAAAATTAAAGTAGGAATCATACTGGCTTTATTAATGACATGTTTCACTGCCCCTTTGGCAGAAGCTTCTATTTGGGAGAACTTTGAAATGACGTTTGGGGAATATACGTTAAAAGACTATCTTGAAGAGTGGACAGAGTCGCAGAATTCAAGTGATGAAAACGAAAAGACTGACGACACGTATACAGTAGTAGAAGGGGATAATCTGTATCGAATCGCTCTCAATCATGCGATTCCTTTATTCGCTTTAAAAGAGTGGAATGAATTGACTGAGGATTTGATTCATCCCGGAGATGTTTTGATTATTAACGGAGAAGAACTGGTGGAAGCCCTTACGACGACGCCGAAGGAATCGATTGCCGCATCCCCGGCTTCTGAAACTGAAAAATCGGTTCCTGCACCGAAAGCGGCCGTTCCACCTGCAAAAGCGAGCGGGAAAGAGATGATGGTAACGGCCACGGCCTACACAGCATATTGTAAAGGATGCTCCGGGACAACAGCGTATGGGATCGATCTCAGGGCGAATCCGAATCAAAAAGTGATCGCGGTCGATCCACGTGTCATTCCTCTAGGAAGCAAAGTGTGGGTGGAAGGCTATGGAGAGGCACTGGCAGCGGATACCGGCGGAGCGATCAAAGGGAATAAAATCGATGTCTTCATCCCTTCCCATTCCAATGCGATGGAATGGGGTGTCAAAACGGTGAAACTCCGTGTTCTCAACTAA
- a CDS encoding MBL fold metallo-hydrolase: MTSITTSQGVQIHTISVPASNSSLRSFNFYLLHDGKSLALIDAGISSENCWEQLTDTLEANGWSIPDIDRILLTHHHGDHVGLVPRILKERTIPVYAHPTAIPRLKMDTDFLEMRYRFFQRLYKEMGCETAGDARLAKFQETIRNADQLAVKTDILPITEGEIVAGLTVLETPGHSLDSISFLDPARQWLIVGDVLIAHSSTNAIIDPDLEGNRLPSVAQHRASLLKLQEVDADTIFPGHGDLIEEHRDLIQSKISKMDRKAERIKELIRTGVSTANDLAEAYYGETYRKEFSLVISEIIGHLDYLEGEGYIQKTMKQGVWHYQI, encoded by the coding sequence TTGACCTCTATTACGACAAGTCAAGGCGTGCAAATCCATACCATTAGCGTGCCGGCTAGTAACAGTTCACTGCGCTCGTTTAATTTTTATTTACTACATGATGGGAAATCATTAGCGCTAATCGATGCCGGAATTTCATCGGAAAATTGCTGGGAACAGTTGACTGATACATTGGAAGCGAATGGTTGGAGCATTCCCGACATCGACCGCATTTTGCTAACCCATCATCATGGCGATCATGTTGGCTTGGTTCCTCGCATCTTGAAGGAACGGACGATACCGGTGTACGCTCATCCAACGGCTATCCCACGTTTAAAAATGGATACCGACTTCTTGGAAATGCGATATCGTTTCTTTCAACGGTTATACAAAGAAATGGGCTGCGAAACGGCCGGTGATGCCCGACTGGCGAAATTTCAGGAGACGATCCGAAACGCCGATCAGCTTGCAGTGAAGACGGATATCCTGCCAATCACGGAGGGGGAGATCGTTGCCGGATTGACTGTCTTGGAAACGCCGGGCCATTCACTGGACTCAATCAGCTTTCTGGATCCTGCTCGGCAATGGCTGATCGTCGGGGATGTGTTAATCGCCCATTCTTCCACGAATGCGATTATCGATCCGGACTTGGAAGGGAACCGCTTGCCTTCCGTCGCCCAGCATCGCGCCTCTTTGCTGAAGCTGCAGGAAGTGGATGCCGATACGATATTCCCGGGCCACGGTGATTTGATCGAGGAGCATCGGGACCTAATCCAGTCCAAGATATCGAAAATGGATAGGAAAGCGGAACGGATCAAGGAGCTGATCCGGACAGGAGTTTCCACCGCAAACGATCTGGCGGAAGCCTACTACGGCGAGACGTACCGGAAGGAGTTCTCCTTGGTCATTTCAGAAATTATCGGTCATCTGGATTATCTGGAAGGGGAAGGATATATCCAAAAAACGATGAAGCAGGGCGTTTGGCATTATCAAATATGA
- a CDS encoding methyl-accepting chemotaxis protein — translation MKRILALNSLNKKLFTIFLAVALIPVSLLIVGIYWAAEQGFDKMMTAQQQDLEVAVQTQVTKVSNDLLALTTMYAQQDELVTAFESGERGELLQVVNGLYLRLQAEHEMKVFELGDLSGRVYLRAHQTEKFGDDKSGISAIQSALEGQSFSGFELGNSGLSVRAFAPISRNNKVIGTLQTGIDDTFLHELHDMLQGVAIDLYNDEGIIMESSNEENVGKSIENSTILDSIANGETVSKSDGKNLISYMPMYDPTNQHVIGMIGIEQDMSVVHHTKEQIVWIGLLLALSTVIIVLFVSILFSRSLSNPIKQVSNWMGDMASGNLAIEIKESNRNDEIGRLTGAMQVMKDTLHDTIQQVANASSHVAEQSEELSQAANEVKSGSDQIALTMQEMAEGSEKQADQLSELADTMNSFSSEMFELNEKGEQIHQTSVEVRTMTDTGKQLMESSAKQMMTIDQMVQEAARKMNNLDNQTQEISKLVSVIQEVADQTNLLALNAAIEASRAGEHGKGFAVVADEVRKLAEQVSVSVSEITGIVTGIQSESAEVAKSLENGYREVEQGTRDITKTTETFNGINDEIADMGDLISEITETLADFAASSERLNRSIEEIASISEESASGVEETAATSQQSSSSMEEVAVGSDKLAALAEDMNRQVRRFTL, via the coding sequence ATGAAAAGGATTTTAGCATTGAATAGCTTGAACAAAAAGTTGTTCACCATTTTCTTAGCCGTTGCTTTGATTCCAGTAAGTTTACTTATAGTAGGTATTTATTGGGCAGCGGAGCAGGGCTTCGATAAAATGATGACGGCTCAACAACAGGATTTGGAGGTTGCGGTTCAAACACAAGTGACAAAAGTTTCTAATGACTTATTAGCTTTAACTACGATGTACGCCCAACAAGATGAGTTAGTTACTGCTTTTGAATCGGGTGAACGCGGTGAACTCCTGCAAGTCGTCAACGGTCTCTATCTACGTCTGCAAGCTGAACATGAAATGAAAGTGTTCGAACTTGGAGACTTATCCGGTAGAGTATATTTACGAGCGCATCAAACAGAAAAATTTGGAGATGACAAAAGCGGAATTTCAGCCATTCAATCCGCGTTAGAGGGCCAATCGTTTTCCGGATTTGAATTGGGGAACAGCGGACTTTCTGTTCGTGCATTCGCTCCTATTTCAAGAAATAATAAAGTGATTGGAACATTGCAAACAGGGATTGACGATACCTTTCTTCATGAATTACATGACATGTTGCAAGGAGTTGCCATTGATCTCTATAACGATGAGGGCATTATTATGGAGTCATCCAATGAGGAAAATGTAGGGAAATCTATCGAAAACTCCACCATTTTGGACTCGATTGCCAATGGGGAAACTGTCTCTAAAAGCGATGGGAAGAATTTGATCTCCTACATGCCCATGTACGACCCAACAAACCAACATGTCATTGGAATGATCGGGATCGAGCAAGATATGTCGGTCGTACATCATACAAAGGAACAGATTGTTTGGATTGGACTTCTCCTCGCCCTTTCGACGGTAATCATTGTACTTTTCGTTTCCATTTTGTTCAGCAGATCGTTATCCAATCCGATTAAACAAGTTTCCAATTGGATGGGGGATATGGCGTCTGGTAATCTGGCAATAGAAATCAAGGAAAGCAACCGGAACGATGAAATTGGAAGATTGACCGGAGCGATGCAAGTGATGAAAGATACCTTGCATGATACAATTCAACAAGTGGCAAACGCTTCTTCCCATGTTGCTGAGCAGAGTGAAGAGCTATCACAGGCGGCGAATGAAGTGAAGAGCGGCTCTGATCAAATTGCCTTAACGATGCAGGAAATGGCGGAAGGGTCAGAGAAACAGGCAGATCAACTAAGTGAATTAGCGGACACGATGAACAGTTTTTCATCGGAAATGTTCGAGTTAAATGAGAAAGGTGAACAAATTCATCAAACCTCAGTGGAAGTGCGAACCATGACAGATACTGGGAAACAGCTCATGGAATCTTCAGCGAAGCAAATGATGACAATTGATCAGATGGTGCAAGAGGCAGCAAGAAAAATGAATAACCTTGATAACCAGACCCAGGAAATATCCAAGCTCGTTTCTGTCATCCAGGAAGTGGCGGATCAAACGAATCTTCTGGCATTAAATGCAGCGATTGAAGCTTCCAGAGCCGGTGAACATGGAAAAGGATTTGCAGTTGTCGCGGATGAAGTGAGAAAGCTGGCAGAGCAAGTTTCGGTCTCTGTTTCGGAAATCACTGGCATTGTAACGGGAATCCAATCCGAATCCGCCGAAGTGGCCAAATCATTGGAAAATGGATATCGAGAAGTGGAGCAAGGGACCCGTGATATTACAAAGACAACGGAAACTTTTAATGGAATCAACGATGAAATTGCTGATATGGGCGACCTGATTAGTGAAATTACCGAAACGTTAGCGGACTTTGCTGCCAGTAGTGAACGGTTGAATCGTTCAATAGAAGAGATTGCCTCCATCTCGGAAGAGTCTGCATCCGGGGTCGAAGAGACAGCCGCGACGAGTCAACAATCAAGCAGTTCGATGGAAGAAGTGGCAGTCGGTTCGGATAAGCTAGCTGCTTTGGCAGAAGATATGAATCGTCAGGTGCGCCGTTTTACACTGTAA